In Thiofilum sp., the genomic window TAATTTAAAACTTAAACTATCAGCAACCGGTCGTTGCCCCCATTGGCGTACACTACTGCGTACATCACTTAAGCGCTCAATACCCAAGGGATGAGTGCTTAAGTATTTGGCTATATCACCATAAATACTGGATTGACCACGCTCTAGTTGTTCTAAAAAATCAGCCATAGCACTAGGACTAAAACCTGCTCCCGCTAAAATGCGTAAACCCATACGATCTGCTTCGGTTTCATGAGCGCGACTATAGCTGAGTTGGCGGTGCATATTGGTGGCGATAGTTCCTGCAATAATCGCTTGTGCAGCATCTGAGCTACTATTAGCAGCCGCAGCCCCCGCCAATAAACCTAAGCCCGTAACCCAAGGGTTCGCTTTTGAGGCTTGTAGTTGCCGTGCAATATGACGCTGAGTCACATGAGCAATTTCGTGTGCTATCACGGCGGCGAGTTCACTTTCCGAGCGTGAGCGTGTAATCAGTCCCGCATGAATAATGATCACACCTCCCGGCATAGCATAAGCATTCACACTACTATCTTGCGCAATACCAAAATAAAACGGACTAAAGCGCCCCGTGGCATGTTGGACGAGGCGTTGACCTAGTTGATTAATCCATTCAACCAGCTCAGGATCTTCGATAAAGCGTTGACTTTGACGCAGTTCTCGGAATAGCTGGCGTCCAAAATTTATCTCTTGTTTAGTACTTAAAGAGGTATTGGCGGGACTACCTAGCTCTGGCAAGCTGTCGATGTTAGGCAAGGTGAGGGCATTTTCCGCTAAGACTGGACTAGCACTCAATACTGCACTGATTAGTGTAATGAAAACGCCTTTCATAAGATCTTCGTCCGTGGTTGCTTAGGTATAAGTGTAGAATAAAGTATCTGTCAAAAGCTTTAAGTGTCCCGCTTTGTGTGGGATTGCTTGACAGGCAGTTATGTTTTTTAGAATATTAGCACTTATTAATATTTAACTGGGATCAAGTACTATGTTTGGTGTTCAAGAGATTGATGCAGCCTCTTTGCAACAAAAATTAGCCGCTGGTGAAAAGCTGCGTTTAATCGATGTGCGTTCTGAAGGTGAGTTTGCTCAAGGGATTATTCCGGGGGCTGAGTTCATGCCTTTACACACCGTGCCTTTAAAATTAGATGATCTTAAGGCGAGTAAAGACCCTATTGTATTTTACTGCCGTAGCGGTAATCGTTCTGGTCAAGCATGTTGGTTTTTAAAGCAACATACTGGGGTAGAGGCGTTAAATTTAAGCGGCGGTATTATTGCGTGGTATCACTCCGGCAATCAAATTGTGGCGCCTACTAAAGCGGCATAATGACACCCAATAGTATTTGCTCCCTAGCATCTGTGGTTAATCGATATTCAGCATAGCATTTAAGGTAAAGGACATGACAAAGAAATTAGCAATCATCGCTACTAAAGGTACGTTAGACTGGGCTTATCCTCCGTTTATTCTAGCATCGACTGCGGCAGCATTAGGCTATGACGTACAAATTTTCTTTACCTTCTATGGTTTGCAATTGCTGAAAAAGAAATTAAATCTACAAGTCACCTCACTGGGTAACCCCGGAATGCCTATGCCCATGCCTATGCCAGTATTAGCGCAAGCACTCCCTGGTATGCAAACCATGATGACTACCATGATGAAGAGAAAAATGAAAAGCAAAGGGGTAGCCGATTTAG contains:
- a CDS encoding DsrE/DsrF/DrsH-like family protein; this translates as MTKKLAIIATKGTLDWAYPPFILASTAAALGYDVQIFFTFYGLQLLKKKLNLQVTSLGNPGMPMPMPMPVLAQALPGMQTMMTTMMKRKMKSKGVADLAELRELCQEADVKFIACQMTVDLFDMEHSEFIDGLEYAGAAAFFEFAGESDICMYI
- a CDS encoding rhodanese-like domain-containing protein — encoded protein: MFGVQEIDAASLQQKLAAGEKLRLIDVRSEGEFAQGIIPGAEFMPLHTVPLKLDDLKASKDPIVFYCRSGNRSGQACWFLKQHTGVEALNLSGGIIAWYHSGNQIVAPTKAA
- a CDS encoding M48 family metallopeptidase, with the translated sequence MKGVFITLISAVLSASPVLAENALTLPNIDSLPELGSPANTSLSTKQEINFGRQLFRELRQSQRFIEDPELVEWINQLGQRLVQHATGRFSPFYFGIAQDSSVNAYAMPGGVIIIHAGLITRSRSESELAAVIAHEIAHVTQRHIARQLQASKANPWVTGLGLLAGAAAANSSSDAAQAIIAGTIATNMHRQLSYSRAHETEADRMGLRILAGAGFSPSAMADFLEQLERGQSSIYGDIAKYLSTHPLGIERLSDVRSSVRQWGQRPVADSLSFKLMQTKVAHLMRQDNSGIDPLLQHYSRTLTALRYNQASPALASSQKLPNNPATALVQAQALNANKRYSDTVQRFLPQIKAGSTSALILPVAEALVAQGQAPKAWQIVNAAKLTETTSLEFLEYKQRLAKQLGYQTDAMLAVAERSIRLGAYKQAKLTLEQAQDTQPAKRQVIAQRLAEIKQAEAIKKELEKF